The sequence CACAAGCACAGCATCAGCGACCGGCCCAAGGTCAAGGCCCTGGTGAACCGCGGCGCCAAGCTCGCGGTGGACGCCGACAAGATGGAGGCCTTCAAGGCCGCGGGCATGAGCCCCGAACTGACCCACGAGCAGGCGCTGGAACAAGCCTCGGTGGTCATCGACTGCTCGCCCAAGGGCATCGAGATGAAGGAGAAGATCTACAAGCACTACGAACACAACACCCTGGGCTTCATCGCCCAGGGCAGCGAGTTCGGGTTCGGGAAGATGTACGCCCGCGGCATCAACGACGAAGTCATCACGGCCGACGACAAGTACATCCACGTGGTGAGCTGCAATACGCACAACCTGAGCTGCCTGCTGCAGACGCTGGTGCTCGCCGAAGGGGACGACAACCTCGACGAGGCGTCCTTCGTCTGCATGCGCCGCGCCAACGACATCAGCCAGGTGAAGGACTTCTGCCCCGGCCCCCAGGTGGGCACCCACAAGGAGGGCCGCTTCGGCACCCACCATGCCCGGGATGCGTACCATCTGTTCCAGACCAAGGGCCTGAGCCTGAACCTTTTCTCATCCGCCGTGAAGATCAACACCCAGTACATGCACAGCCTCTGGTTCGACCTGCGCATGAAGCGCCCGACGAACCTCGAGACCCTCAAGGCCAGGATCAAGGGCAACGACCGCATCGCCATCACCGAAAAGAAGGATGCCAACACGGTCTTCTCCTTCGGCCGCGACCAGGGCCATTTCGGGCGCATCCTCAACCAGACGGTCATCCCCTTGAGCACCCTCACCATGCCCAGCGAGCACCGCCTCGTGGGTTTCTGCTTCACGCCCCAGGACGGCAACAGCCTGCTCTCGAGCCTGGCCGCCGCCCTGCGATTCATCCATCCCACCGATTGGGAATCGCGCATCCAGGTGCTGAAGCCGTTCTTTTTTGATGAAGTGTGATCCTCTATCGCGCGCATCTCCTGGATACGCCCGAACGGGGCCGCCTGCGTTCCATCCCGGATGGCGCGCTGGCCGTGGATGAACAGGGCCAGATAGCAGAGTCCGGCCCCTTTCATCCCCTCGCCCAGCGGCATCCCGGCGCGGAGATCCTGGATCTGCGCCCCCATTGGATCCTGCCGGGGCTCATCGATCTCCACGTCCACTTGCCGCAATACGAATCCGTGGCCATGGACGGCCTTGAGCTGCTGCCCTGGCTCAAGACCCACATCTTTCCGGCGGAGGCGCGGTTCGCGGATGCCAGCCTGGCCAAAGCGGCGGCCCGGAGGTTCTTCGAGGACCTGCTCTCCCTGGGCACCACCACGGCCGTGGTTTATTCCACCATCCACCAGCAAGCCACGGACGCGGCCTTCCGCGAGGCTGAGAGCTGCGGCATCCGCGCGGCCATCGGCAAGGTGATGATGGACCAGAATGCTCCGGAGGCATTGTCCGAGGACACGGAAGCCTCGCTCCAGCAGAGCGCCGAGCTCATCCAGCAGTGGCACGGAAAGGACGGCGGGCGCTTGATGTACGCCCTGGCGCCGCGCTTCGCGCCCATGTGCTCGCCGGACCTCATGCGCGGCGTTGGCAACCTTTCAGAAAAGACGGGCGCCTACATCCAGACCCACCTGGCCGAGAACCTCGACGAGATCGCATGGGTCCGCAAGCTTTTCCCCGAGTGCGCGAACTACACGGACGTCTACCGCCAGCACGGAATGCTGAACGGCCGCACGCTGCTGGGCCACGGCATCCATCTCGACGCAACCGAACGCGGGATGATCCGCGCCGCGGGCGCGGCCATCGTCCACTGCCCCAGTTCCAACGCCTTCCTGGAGAGCGGCGCTATGCCGCTGCGGCGCTGGTTGGAGGAGGGCATCTCCGTCGGCCTTGGAACCGACGTGGCGGGCGGGCCCTCGCTTTCCATGTGGAACGAGATGGCCATGGCCTGCATGGTTTCGAAACTGCGGTTCTCCCTGTTGAAAGAGGCCCGCGCCACGGTGAAACCTTCGGAAGCCTTCCACCTGGCGACCAGGGCGGCGGCCCGCGGCCTGGGATTGGAGGGCCGCATCGGCAGCCTGGACCAAGGGCTGGACGCGGATTTCATCGTGGTCGATCCGCGGTTGTCGGATCCCGCGGAGCGCGCCGAAGATGCGGCCGACCAGGTATTGTCGAGGCTCATCTACCGCGCGGATCCACGCATGGTGAAGGCCGCCTACGTGCGCGGGAAGCGATGTTCCGCCCAGGGAAGCTGATTCCCCAGTCTTTCTACAGGCGCGATGTGGACCTCGTGGCGCGGGAACTCCTGGGCCAACTCCTGGTGCGCGATGCGGTGATCCTCCGCATCACCGAAGTGGAGGCCTACGGTGGGCCCGAAGACAGCGCGAGCCACGTGCGCCATGGCCGCACCGGGCGGAACGCCGTCATGTGGGGAGAGGGCGGCCACGCCTATCTGTACCTCTGCTACGGACTCCATTGGATGCTGAATGTGGTGACCGGCGAGGCAGGCCAGGGCGCTGCCATCCTCATCCGGGCCTGCGAACCGCTTGCCGGCATGGACACGCTCCTGGCCCGCCGGGGGATGGCTGCAGTGAAACCCGCCCTGCTGGCGGGGCCGGGCCGCGTGGCCCAGGGCCTGGACCTGGACCGGAGCTTCAACGGGAAACCTCTCTTCCGAAAGGGCGGCCTGGAACTGCGGGAGGGGGAGCCCCCGCAGGGCATCGTCCACGGTCCCCGGGTGGGAATCCCCTTCGCCGCCCAGGAAGACCAGCAAGCCCTGCGGCGCTTCGCCCTGGCGGGCACGCCCTGGATCAGCACGCCGAAGCCCGGTTGATCCCCCCGCCTTGACATCCTGGTCCCGGGACGCACCTTGCTTAGTGCGAATTGCATATGCAGGTGCCCCATGAATACGGATTGGATCCTTCGCGAACCCCTGGTTCTCCTTGACTCCGAGGACCACCCCTACCTGGAGAGCGCCCGGGGGCGGATCGGCGCCCATGAGGTGGCGGTGCATCTCGCCGGGGACTGGCAGCGGAAGGAGCACTATCCGGAGTTCCGCATCTTCCTGGATGGCGCCGAGATTTTCGAATGGGGCGACCCCGCCCCGTCCAAAGAATGGTTCACCCTCTGCCATCAGATGGGTTACACGCCAGAACGGCACTGGGATTGGGATCCGGCCCTGATCCTGTTCCAGCAGGTGCTCCCGGCCCTCGCCGTCCAATGGCGCCACGTTCCGCTGCCCTACGGGCCCGCGGGCGTTCCGGCGGGCGTGACCAGCCTGGCCACGCTGCGGCTGGGCCTATCGGACTGGGCGGCCCGGCTCCAGCGGCCCAATCCGGGTCCGGTCGACGAGCTCATGGCGCTGCTTTTTGGAAAGCTGCCCTTGAGGTCCGTCATCCTCCACGATGACCCCGAAAGCCGCCTGGATTTCGTGGGCAATCCGCTGGATGCGCCCTACATCGGTGAATTCCTGTACCTGGGCGAGCGGCGCGACACCGCCGCGGTGCTCAGCCGCATGACCTTTTCGGGCACCGGAGGCATGCGCTGGTCCCCCTGGCTGCCCGGCGGGGAATGGAGCGAACAAGGCCGGGAGTTCGCGGCCACCCAAGGCGCCAAGGATTTCCTCCGCGCCGCGGGACTTCCCGAAACCATGCCCACAGGGTTCGAACACGCCTTCAAGCGCACGTTCGAGAATCTGGGCCGGTTCATGGAGCCCCTGGTGGAGGCCTACCTCGAGACCTGCGCCACCGGCATCGCCTGGCACCGGGATCCCAAGAATCGCTACGTGAACCACATGGTGGTGGAGGCCCGCATGGAGGCGGACCAGACCATCCTGGTCCTGGACGACGGCAGCGAACTGGTGGTCGTGGAACACCACGGCATGCCCATGGCCACCGCAACGGGGGTTTGATCCCTAAACCCTGTGGCTGCGGATTTTCGATCAACGATTGAGGCGCGCGCCCGTGGCGATGCTGTCCCGAGGGCTCTCGACCCTCGCCCCCAGCTACCCCGGCAGCTTGTCCCGGTCGAGGATGCTCGGTCCGGACCCAGCGGCCTTCTCATAGGTGCCATCGCCCCGGTTCACATACTTGGTGAGCCCCTTCGACGCAATCTCCGCATCGGTGAACTTTTCCTTGTGGAAGAAACCGCCCAGCCGTTTAAGATCCGCCGGCGCCGACACCAGCCGCGACAGCTTGCCCCCGCAGGCCGCGCAGAGCGCGGGCTCCGCCTCCGCCCCCCGGACCAGAGCTTCGAGTGTCCCGCCGCAGCCATCGCAGCGGTATTCAAAGATGGGCATCGCGGTCCTCCGAAAACCGAGTGTAGCAAAGGCTTCGCTTGAGCCTCATACTTGACATCCGCGCGATGCGGCCTCCCGCGGGAGGCGCAAGTGCGGGTCCTCCCACCTATCGCGGAGGACATCTAGTCCTCCGCTCCCAATCGCCGCTTTGCGGCTCTTGGAGGCGGGTCCCTGGGGGTGACCGGTTTCGACAGGTTATGACTCGGGTGCATGGTGCAGGCGGGGGTTGGACGGATGGCCCCCTTAACAATCCGCCCAAACAAAACTGCCAACGATAACTTCGAACTGGCCCTCGCCGCTTAATTTTTTTAAGCAACGAGCGAGTCCCCGCGATCTTCTGGTAACGGGCTCGTAAAACCTTCCAAAGGGTGACTCCGGTCTGCCGGCGGAAGGAACAGAATGGGCCTCGCGAAACACCCCCGCAGCCGGGCCGAGATCAGGGGGAAAGTCCTCGATGTGGGTCGTCCGCGCAAACCCCTAGAGGCCACGACAGCGGAACAAGCCTGTGAAGAGCCACCATTCGACGTTTCTTGGACGAGGGTTCAATTCCCTCCACCTCCACCAAAACAAAAAAGCTCCGCCTTGCGGAGCTTTTGTGTCGAGGAACCATAGTTTGTCGCAAACGACAAACTATGGTTCTTTTACACGACGCGACAAACTATGGTTCTACAATTTCTGAATACATTGGGTTGGTTTTCGTCATCTTCATGCTGAACGTTTAGGACTAAATTTTGCGATGGAATTTGGCAGATCAACTTCTACTCGAATGAACGCCAGGCATCCAAAATGTGGATCAAAAAACCAGATCCCGGTCGATTCTTCGTTGGCTAGAAATCTCACACCATGTGGCATCCGACGGCTCCACCCCCCTGATCAGGTATTATGAGCCCAACAAAATGAACTGAAATTAGGCATGTTAGAAAATTCATGCCGGGGAGAGCACATCAAAATTACAACTATTTCTGGAAAGTGGTAGAACAAGAAAAGCATGAAGTGGTCTAGAACTAGATTCCACCATAGATGACCCTTGAGGAACCCCAGTGAACTTTGCCATCCGAAGCACATTCGATATAGCGTCCAAGATTGGAAATCCCGGAAAAGACAATGCCAACGCATTAATTGGATTGCCTTTGACACGACAACCGCACCGAGCCTTGTTCAATGTGTACTCGACGAACTTCCGGAGAAATATCCATGACCACGAAAGAAGCGTCTAGTCCCAAACCTGCGACGAGGCCTGTTGCAGCGATAGCAGACCATTCGTTGCCTTCACCGAACCCCCGCCTACTTTCGTCAGGGTTCATGATTGGCGAGAATACAGGCCGGAAGATTGAGGCCTTTCTTAGTCGTATTCCGGGCGAGGCAGGTCTCTTCAAGCCTAATCAGGAGGAATTACTCCAAGCAGTCGTAAATGAGCTCCTGCAAAACCAGTGGGCTGACGACCAGGCCGTGATTGCCCTTGATGCATGCATTGATGAGCTCACCGCAAACAAGACTCTCAATACTCAGTCACTAGGATCTTGGCTTCGTCGGCATCGAAATGATCCAGAGGCGGTCATAGACTGCCTAACCTTGGATCCACCAGTAGAGCTAGACCTAGTCTATGAACGCCTCCCCAAAACGGGAAGTCAGAAACAGGTATTCCTTGCACGATGGAAGTCAAGCCAACGTAGAGTTGTCCTCAAGCGCGTCATGGGATCAACCGAAGTCCGTGATCTCATTGGCGAACGTGAAGGGAAGTCCCATCCACTCTCGTTGGAGGGACCACATCCAAACATTGTCGCCTCGTATCCCTTAAGAAACTCTGCGGGCGAACCCTTTTTAGTTGAGAAGGAAGTATTGGTTCTCAACGATGGCTGGAAGGCCGATGGATACCAAGAGGCCGCGAACGCGTTACATGATCTTGCCAGTGCTCTGGCCTTTATTCACCACGATGGATTGGTGCATGGCGACATAAAGCCAGACAACATTGGACGGGATGGATGTTATGTCCTCCTGGATTTTGGCATTTGTCGGCGCGTTAAGGATTTTTTGCCAGAGAGTACGCCAACAGGATCGCTTCGAACAAGGCCACCGGAACTCCTTACAAAGACATCCATCGACAATCCCCAGGCCATCGACATTTGGGCACTCGCCGCAACAATGTTCAAGGGGTTGACTGGGCGCTTTCCTCTCATCACGGAACGCGAACCTATCCCGCGGGTATCAGATGCGGTAAATCGTATTGCATTCGAAAAAGAATTGGCTCATCGGGTTACGGATGAATGGGACAAGTGGGTTCGAGTAGATCTGATCCCGCTTCCTTTTCAACAGGTACTTATGCCAGCCTTGGAACGTTCTGCTGCAAAAAGGCCATCCGCTGCAGAATTTCTGACCTCAGTTAACGCTCATCTTTCTGCTTATTTACCAAGTCGAAGCGAATCGGGTAGCTTTTCTCCAATTGAAGCTCTAAGGCAAATTTTGTTATACCTTCCCGATCCGCAGAGTCTTGCATTGGCGCCACAATCCCGTAAGGAAGCGCTTAAGAAGAAAATTGATCAAATCGAGCGAGTTGAAGGCCTTGATGAGGCGCAGCAACGCTCACTGACAGAACTTAAAAGGGCGCTCCTAGGCGTTGCTGTCTAACAGTTTAGTTAGAGAGATCCCAACGATGCTGCGCGGGCCCGTTCAACGAGTACAAGATTCAGTTCACGGTCTTATGGAATTCCGTGGCATGGAGGGGATTGTAATTGAGCTCCTCAGCGCTCCAGAACTTCAGAGGCTTCGGCGCATAACGCAGCTTGGACTATGCCATTTTGTTTTTCCGGCAGCCGAACACTCTAGATTCAGTCATTGCCTCGGTGCTGCATATCTAGCAGTCCGATTTGGCAAGCAATTACAGGAAGAGGCAAAATCCTTCTGTATCCCGGAGCTTGGGCCGGGTGAGTACGAAATTAGGGATCTTGCAGTTGCGGCGCTATGCCACGACCTAGGGCATGGTCCCCTCTCACACGCTTGGGAGAGAGAGATCGTTGGAGTGCAGTATGCCCGGGAGGAATGGGCTCATTCCCTCGGCCTGTCATGGTCCCAAGGCGATTATGGAAAACTGAAGTGGCACGAGATGGTAAGCCAGGCTCTCCTTTCCTGGGAGGATGGACCGCTTTATCGACGCCTCAGCAAGAATGAGCACGATCTCCCCCCCCGAATTCGTGAGATGTTGCTGGGGCGTCATTGGGTGCGATGTTTACCACGGTTGCTCTCAAGTGATGTTGACGTGGATCGTGGTGATTTTCTTCTGCGCGATGCTCACAATTGTGGGGTGCGGTATGGGCACTATGATGTCGATTGGTTGATATCCACCTGCACAATTGGGTTTACTGAGTCGGGTGACCCCGTCATTGGGTTCGATCGCCGCAAGGGATATCGTGTCGTCCAAGCGTTTCTAAACGCACGCCGGGCTATGTATGACACGGTCTACACGCACAAGACGACCAGATGTGCCGAGGGCATGGTTGGGTTGTTCTTGCGTCGTTTGAAAGATCTCGCCCTAAGATCTGGCGACTTAAAGGTCAGCGATGCTTTCCAGTCTGTCGTGTCACTGGTGTCCGGCCGCCCCTGTACCCCGAAGGAGTTTCTGGCCTTGGACGACCATGTGATCTGGGCGCTCATTGAACATCTAGCAAGGCGCGATCAAGGTGACGAGGTACTTCGAGATCTTGGAGAGCGGCTATTGAGCCGCGTTTTATTCAAACGAGTGCCAGTTGATGGCAAGAAAGCGTTAGTCTTTCTGGCACAAGCCGATGGTCGCGATAAAGTACACAGCGTGTTGCGTAGACACGGAATAGGGGAGCCGAAATACTACCTCGTCGAAGAAAATGTGGAATTCAAGATGCTTGGAGATGCCGAACCCGATCGAGGCTACTTTGTCGATGTAGACGACTCAGGTCGGCTAGCAGTCCCGATTAGAGACACCTCTGTTGGACTCTTCGATTCTAGTGATGACCACGATGAATTCCGCATTTACGTTCCGGAAGATGCTGTGGCAGATATTGTTGCGTTGATGAAGTAACGAAACGAGAGGATTCAAATCGTCAACTTCTGATGAGCCCGGTACGGGGGGATCCGAAACGAAATCCGTTTTTAACCGATTTGCAAATCGCCGCTACCGCCTTCGCCTCTACGGAAAGAAAGAATTTTGGGACGCCTTCCAGTCGAGCCTCAATCCTACGCCGCGTGGTCAATTCACCCTCCTGGACAAGTTGGGCCACAACCACACGAACGCTTTCCAGCCTCGTTAGCCTTTGATTTACGGCGTCTTCCGTAATCCTGGCCTGCCGTCTGGCCGTGATCGTTTGGCAGATGTCTCCACAGCGACGATGCAACTCACGGGGGGATGTCTTCATGATCTGTGCAGCCGTCGCAACGGAAACAGGAGGCTCGGCTTCCAACAACTTCTCCAGTTCCTGGCACATTTCGGCAGTCGGACGTTTAGAAGCAGGCTTGCGCTTGCGTGGCCACGGTCGGGCATTCCTTTCCTGGCGAACCAATAGGGAGACAATCCCCTGTCCCGTAAGCACCTCCTTAACCGCGACGTGAAGGGTCCCTGCAATGGCAATGATTTGGTCCAAGCTTGGATTGTGGTGGCCATGGACCCAACCGCTAACGGTGCCCTTACTGACACGGAGGGCCGCCGCCAACTTAGCCGCGTTACCTTCACATGCAACTCGAACGGCCTCTTTTATAAAATAACGAAACATTCGGCTTGTTGGCTGCGGCAAACCCGATTTAAAGAGTCTGCTTCCCAAAAGACCCGCCACCAACCTGGCATCGCGAATCTCAGTTTCAGAAGCGGATTCCAAACAACAACCCGGCTCCTTCGCCAACGTCATCCCGCAATGATCACAGAGATGGGGAAGGTGCTTGATCTTTAAGGAAGAAAGTCTTTCTGCTGGGTCGCACCCACACGTGCTCACTAACTTCACTTCGTGTTTGGGGCATGCCTTCACGGC comes from Holophagaceae bacterium and encodes:
- the guaD gene encoding guanine deaminase, with product MILYRAHLLDTPERGRLRSIPDGALAVDEQGQIAESGPFHPLAQRHPGAEILDLRPHWILPGLIDLHVHLPQYESVAMDGLELLPWLKTHIFPAEARFADASLAKAAARRFFEDLLSLGTTTAVVYSTIHQQATDAAFREAESCGIRAAIGKVMMDQNAPEALSEDTEASLQQSAELIQQWHGKDGGRLMYALAPRFAPMCSPDLMRGVGNLSEKTGAYIQTHLAENLDEIAWVRKLFPECANYTDVYRQHGMLNGRTLLGHGIHLDATERGMIRAAGAAIVHCPSSNAFLESGAMPLRRWLEEGISVGLGTDVAGGPSLSMWNEMAMACMVSKLRFSLLKEARATVKPSEAFHLATRAAARGLGLEGRIGSLDQGLDADFIVVDPRLSDPAERAEDAADQVLSRLIYRADPRMVKAAYVRGKRCSAQGS
- a CDS encoding DNA-3-methyladenine glycosylase; translated protein: MFRPGKLIPQSFYRRDVDLVARELLGQLLVRDAVILRITEVEAYGGPEDSASHVRHGRTGRNAVMWGEGGHAYLYLCYGLHWMLNVVTGEAGQGAAILIRACEPLAGMDTLLARRGMAAVKPALLAGPGRVAQGLDLDRSFNGKPLFRKGGLELREGEPPQGIVHGPRVGIPFAAQEDQQALRRFALAGTPWISTPKPG
- a CDS encoding zinc ribbon domain-containing protein, producing MPIFEYRCDGCGGTLEALVRGAEAEPALCAACGGKLSRLVSAPADLKRLGGFFHKEKFTDAEIASKGLTKYVNRGDGTYEKAAGSGPSILDRDKLPG
- a CDS encoding HD domain-containing protein, with translation MEFRGMEGIVIELLSAPELQRLRRITQLGLCHFVFPAAEHSRFSHCLGAAYLAVRFGKQLQEEAKSFCIPELGPGEYEIRDLAVAALCHDLGHGPLSHAWEREIVGVQYAREEWAHSLGLSWSQGDYGKLKWHEMVSQALLSWEDGPLYRRLSKNEHDLPPRIREMLLGRHWVRCLPRLLSSDVDVDRGDFLLRDAHNCGVRYGHYDVDWLISTCTIGFTESGDPVIGFDRRKGYRVVQAFLNARRAMYDTVYTHKTTRCAEGMVGLFLRRLKDLALRSGDLKVSDAFQSVVSLVSGRPCTPKEFLALDDHVIWALIEHLARRDQGDEVLRDLGERLLSRVLFKRVPVDGKKALVFLAQADGRDKVHSVLRRHGIGEPKYYLVEENVEFKMLGDAEPDRGYFVDVDDSGRLAVPIRDTSVGLFDSSDDHDEFRIYVPEDAVADIVALMK
- a CDS encoding helix-turn-helix domain-containing protein, encoding MSQVAEASPEIELLMLGLVDPLPRRSTLASLQPLGLGTPFRESLSSYFQRLSDQHCLSPKVIAREFVIPQLGLRAGVRAHQADRFWRSSFFNGMGEVPSNWVKTIENLTGVQGLNYLTLLPLQGLVGLPGTATHERHWCPLCLHEGVVTGNPYGQLLWEIGAVKACPKHEVKLVSTCGCDPAERLSSLKIKHLPHLCDHCGMTLAKEPGCCLESASETEIRDARLVAGLLGSRLFKSGLPQPTSRMFRYFIKEAVRVACEGNAAKLAAALRVSKGTVSGWVHGHHNPSLDQIIAIAGTLHVAVKEVLTGQGIVSLLVRQERNARPWPRKRKPASKRPTAEMCQELEKLLEAEPPVSVATAAQIMKTSPRELHRRCGDICQTITARRQARITEDAVNQRLTRLESVRVVVAQLVQEGELTTRRRIEARLEGVPKFFLSVEAKAVAAICKSVKNGFRFGSPRTGLIRS